A window from Lates calcarifer isolate ASB-BC8 linkage group LG7_2, TLL_Latcal_v3, whole genome shotgun sequence encodes these proteins:
- the arpc2 gene encoding actin-related protein 2/3 complex subunit 2 has translation MILLEINNRIIEETLALKFDGASNGTKPEAVDVTFADFDGVLYHISNPNGDKTKVMVSISLKFYKELQEHGADELLKRVYGNFLVSPESGYNVSLLYDLDALPANKDEVVHQAGMLKRNCFASVFEKYFKFQEEGKEGEKRAVVHYRDDESMYVEAKKDRVTVVFSTVFKDDDDVIIGKVFMQEFKEGRRASHTAPQVLFSHREPPLELKDTDAAVGDNIGYITFVLFPRHTNANARDNTINLIHTFRDYLHYHIKCSKAYIHTRMRAKTSDFLKVLNRARPDAEKKEMKTISGKTFSR, from the exons AACCAAACCAGAGGCTGTCGATGTGACGTTTGCAG attTCGATGGCGTCTTGTACCACATTTCCAACCCCAATGGGGACAAGACCAAAGTGATGGTCAGCATCTCCCTGAAGTTCTACAAGGAGCTGCAGGAGCATGGGGCGGACGag ctgCTCAAGAGGGTCTATGGGAATTTCCTGGTCTCACCAGAGTCTG GCTACAATGTGTCCCTCCTCTACGACCTGGACGCTCTACCGGCCAACAAAGATGAGGTCGTCCACCAGGCGGGGATGCTCAAGAGGAACTGCTTCGCCTCAGTGTTCGAAAAGTACTTCAAGTTCCAGGAAGAGGGCAAAGAGGGCGAGAAGAGGGCCGTGGTCCACTACAGAGATGATGAATCCAT GTATGTGGAGGccaagaaagacagagtgacagTTGTGTTCAGCACAGTGTTCAAAGATGACGACGATGTCATCATCGGCAAAGTCTTCATGCAG GAGTTCAAAGAGGGTCGGCGAGCCAGCCACACAGCCCCCCAGGTGCTGTTCAGCCACAGGGAGCCGCCGCTGGAGCTGAAGGACACAGACGCCGCCGTCGGGGACAACATCGGATACATCACCTTCG TCCTGTTCCCACGTCACACCAATGCCAATGCCAGAGACAACACCATCAACCTCATCCACACCTTCAGGGACTACCTGCACTACCACATAAAGTGCTCCAAG GCCTACATTCACACACGTATGAGGGCCAAGACGTCAGACTTCCTCAAGGTGCTGAACCGCGCTCGACCTGACGCCGagaagaaggagatgaagaCCATCTC tggaAAGACCTTTTCCCGCTGA